Proteins encoded together in one uncultured Sphaerochaeta sp. window:
- a CDS encoding chitobiase/beta-hexosaminidase C-terminal domain-containing protein: MRIKISSLCIISLLVLFVSISCKQDIPLSPDPLAFSQDGGTYYQKVSISITSNHASAIYYTTDGSTPTKESPRYQDPIELNTTTRLSAIALDTNGAVKHQKVSDYIIPSKPLSHPYLDVPERTIYHVSPLYEYSKDGGASWLSCEGPSQTLETIKAGDHVWVRHQIVSTDLHDLGKVLSTDGYDLVAGQAYVAQFDGTAINEQDTGVLDVDFSDFTGTIVIPTLINKGTQDFYGSIDMDFYASEDPVITEDDHLFLSVTTNEFPLAAGATYGASIDGSPPTDASWFMSLVDFSTISYNTSLELEGHYYIGYRIAEEQELLVQNNWTPPQSVDSIYFTAEEDEEIRGAFKIVNSWGVGNSWEHIPDGSYYLPFDAAVRLKLQVYYTLNNPEEVYHPSLLASFQIAHQDRSSCLVSVGIGDPEHPIMEKRLQSIFLNLEKESLVAGTQNPYPEHPIVMDISEFAPYLDMHDVFLRIVNTSDITHPATVSSFSIELYDEYEGPDSPSVQTLDVEDAPLGTVESGEMETYMIETAGVLDTYQLSIAQDRERTLQASSFHVEERSLTEEEITQLLDMQRQETIPQERSLGGQIRATGLDPMSESQIRSLKTIASLGSLYHKTLPSEMDLSNTQYFPPIGNQGPKGSCSAFSNAYYIHTYNEAREHGWNLSNAEWDNALGSPSASYLDKIMSPDFTYHLASIGPGSNHVSVISIIDRLGSATWREMPYENVDDIVKDSYTYPWPSEDAFREAALYRSQRPNKNYFDENSVGFIELDSTAKIEVLQHLIASGYCLSTSIWSEGFFDGKDSWMDGKDVISLDGASEEEIIKFKNIADHAQTIVGYQMGDAWDPENP, translated from the coding sequence ATGCGTATAAAAATCTCTTCTCTTTGCATTATCAGTCTATTGGTTCTGTTTGTTAGTATTTCATGCAAGCAAGATATTCCTCTTTCTCCAGATCCACTCGCATTCTCCCAAGACGGAGGAACCTATTACCAGAAGGTGAGTATCTCCATTACCAGTAATCATGCTTCAGCAATTTACTACACGACCGATGGTTCTACCCCTACAAAAGAAAGCCCACGGTATCAGGATCCCATTGAGCTGAACACAACCACCCGTCTCTCAGCAATCGCTCTTGATACCAATGGAGCGGTGAAGCATCAGAAGGTTTCTGATTATATAATTCCTTCCAAACCACTTTCTCATCCCTATCTGGATGTCCCGGAACGGACCATCTACCACGTCTCTCCGCTCTATGAGTACAGCAAGGATGGTGGAGCTTCTTGGCTCTCCTGTGAAGGACCGTCCCAAACATTGGAAACTATTAAGGCGGGAGACCATGTATGGGTACGCCACCAAATTGTATCGACAGATCTTCACGACCTTGGAAAAGTCCTGAGCACCGATGGGTATGATTTGGTAGCAGGACAGGCATATGTAGCACAGTTTGATGGTACTGCTATCAATGAACAAGATACAGGAGTTCTGGATGTAGATTTTTCTGACTTTACTGGAACCATTGTAATTCCTACTCTCATAAACAAGGGTACCCAAGATTTTTATGGATCCATCGACATGGATTTCTATGCATCAGAAGACCCGGTGATTACAGAGGATGATCATCTGTTTCTCTCTGTCACTACCAATGAATTTCCACTAGCGGCAGGTGCTACCTATGGTGCATCAATAGATGGTTCTCCGCCGACGGATGCCTCCTGGTTTATGAGTTTAGTTGACTTTTCTACAATCTCCTACAATACCTCTCTGGAACTGGAGGGGCACTACTACATCGGGTATCGTATAGCAGAGGAACAAGAGTTGCTCGTGCAGAATAATTGGACACCACCTCAGAGTGTGGATTCCATCTATTTCACTGCTGAAGAGGATGAAGAAATTAGAGGGGCTTTCAAAATTGTGAACTCTTGGGGAGTTGGTAACAGTTGGGAGCATATTCCTGACGGATCGTACTACCTTCCTTTCGATGCAGCTGTTCGGCTCAAATTGCAAGTCTACTACACATTGAACAACCCAGAGGAGGTCTACCATCCTTCTCTGCTTGCTTCATTCCAGATTGCACATCAAGATCGCTCTTCTTGTCTTGTCTCAGTTGGGATTGGAGATCCAGAGCACCCAATCATGGAAAAACGATTACAATCCATCTTTCTGAATCTTGAAAAGGAATCATTGGTTGCCGGTACGCAAAATCCATATCCGGAACACCCCATCGTGATGGATATCAGTGAATTTGCCCCCTATCTCGATATGCACGATGTCTTTCTTCGCATAGTTAACACCAGTGATATCACTCATCCTGCAACTGTCTCATCGTTTTCCATTGAGCTCTATGATGAGTACGAAGGCCCTGATTCTCCATCTGTTCAAACACTGGATGTGGAAGATGCCCCGCTTGGCACCGTTGAAAGTGGGGAGATGGAAACCTATATGATAGAGACAGCAGGGGTCTTGGATACGTATCAGCTATCCATTGCACAAGATAGGGAGAGAACCTTACAGGCATCGTCTTTCCATGTAGAGGAACGCTCACTCACCGAGGAAGAGATTACACAGCTCCTTGATATGCAGAGGCAAGAGACAATACCTCAGGAGAGGTCTTTAGGCGGTCAGATACGGGCAACAGGATTGGATCCTATGAGCGAATCTCAGATTCGGAGTTTGAAAACAATTGCTTCCCTGGGCTCCCTCTACCACAAGACACTCCCCTCTGAGATGGATCTAAGTAACACCCAGTACTTTCCTCCCATTGGTAATCAAGGACCAAAGGGTTCTTGTTCAGCATTTTCTAATGCTTACTACATTCACACCTATAATGAAGCACGGGAACACGGGTGGAATCTCTCTAATGCAGAGTGGGATAATGCATTAGGCAGTCCTTCTGCGTCGTACTTGGATAAGATTATGAGTCCTGATTTCACGTATCACCTGGCCTCGATTGGTCCGGGATCGAACCACGTTTCAGTGATATCCATTATCGACAGGCTAGGCTCTGCTACATGGAGGGAGATGCCATACGAAAATGTGGATGATATTGTGAAAGATTCCTATACGTATCCATGGCCTAGTGAGGATGCTTTTCGTGAGGCAGCCCTCTATCGATCCCAAAGGCCAAACAAGAACTATTTTGACGAAAATTCAGTAGGCTTTATCGAGCTTGATAGCACTGCCAAAATTGAAGTGTTACAACATCTCATTGCTTCTGGGTATTGTCTCAGCACGAGTATTTGGTCAGAGGGATTCTTCGATGGAAAGGACTCCTGGATGGATGGGAAGGATGTCATATCCCTTGACGGGGCCTCAGAAGAAGAGATTATAAAATTTAAGAATATAGCTGATCATGCCCAAACAATTGTAGGGTATCAGATGGGGGATGCTTGGGATCCTGAAAACCCCTAA
- a CDS encoding gamma-glutamyl-gamma-aminobutyrate hydrolase family protein, with protein MSRPIIAIGGTYDQAPPTSAFPTLRRIFTNEGYVSKLEQSGASVILIPHTKTDIDTLMSHCDGLLLPGGPDIEPSLYHQKRHPSCGKSDEESDTFQITLYHAAKRKGIPILGICRGTQLINVAEGGTLFQDYMLREHHDIVHPDLKHFDKVSHPVTIQENTKLASILGSGKVGVNSLHHQCIDEVAPVFQCTARSSDGCIEAIETTSDNWILGVQWHPESMGDEMLPLFNAFVEATTH; from the coding sequence ATGAGCAGGCCGATCATAGCGATAGGCGGGACCTATGACCAGGCTCCGCCTACATCTGCATTTCCTACCCTTCGGAGGATTTTTACCAATGAAGGGTATGTCTCAAAGCTTGAGCAGAGCGGTGCTTCCGTCATTCTTATTCCCCACACAAAAACCGATATTGATACCCTAATGTCCCACTGTGATGGTCTTTTACTACCAGGAGGACCGGATATTGAGCCATCATTGTATCACCAAAAGCGCCATCCTTCCTGTGGGAAAAGTGATGAAGAAAGTGATACATTCCAGATTACTCTCTACCATGCTGCAAAAAGAAAAGGCATACCGATTCTTGGTATCTGCAGGGGAACTCAGTTGATCAACGTAGCTGAGGGAGGCACCCTCTTTCAGGACTATATGCTGAGAGAGCACCACGACATAGTCCATCCAGATCTAAAACACTTTGATAAAGTAAGTCACCCGGTCACAATCCAGGAAAACACGAAGCTTGCATCCATCCTGGGAAGCGGCAAGGTCGGGGTCAACAGTCTTCACCACCAATGCATTGACGAGGTCGCCCCTGTTTTTCAGTGTACCGCAAGAAGCAGCGATGGTTGCATTGAAGCTATAGAGACTACCAGTGACAATTGGATTCTAGGGGTGCAATGGCATCCTGAGAGCATGGGAGATGAGATGCTTCCCCTCTTCAATGCGTTTGTTGAAGCCACGACCCATTAG
- a CDS encoding aminoacyl-histidine dipeptidase has translation MQDAVKGLKPQALWNYFSDLSDIPRESGNEEGVRQFLLAFAKAHELETIVDAVGNVIVRKKAYPGFEKRPSVALQGHMDMVCVKEAWSTHDFEKDPIELVQDGDFLRANGTTLGGDNGIAIALALDILADKEAKHGPLEAIFTISEETGLTGAFNIEQDKVQSRLLINLDSEEEGVLYIGCAGGVEVDVTLPVQWEAVPSSFKAFTLTADGMLGGHSGGEIHKQRANAIKVAARALSQIHSCMVFKAEGGTKRNVIPSVCSLSFAVPSGDIETLKAFVSQTQQMLSDEYAINDPDIRLTLEETTTPKKAVDGTISKQLLTSLYAAPHGVDAMSFRIPGIVETSSNLAILRLDEEAFHVTSSHRSSVLSARDDIARRFASVFTLAGAKTTFVGAYPAWTPNPKSALTGFCAKAYEEYTGKKPEITAIHAGLECGIINSRIPGMDSVSFGPDMFDVHSTKERISIPSVERISGFTRHLLSIIE, from the coding sequence ATGCAAGATGCAGTGAAGGGGTTGAAGCCCCAAGCACTCTGGAACTATTTCTCTGATCTATCCGATATTCCCCGAGAATCGGGAAATGAGGAAGGAGTACGTCAATTTCTACTTGCCTTTGCCAAGGCACATGAACTTGAGACCATTGTTGACGCAGTCGGCAATGTTATCGTGCGTAAGAAGGCTTATCCCGGATTTGAAAAGAGACCTTCAGTCGCCCTGCAGGGACATATGGATATGGTCTGTGTAAAAGAGGCATGGAGCACTCATGACTTCGAAAAGGATCCCATTGAACTTGTGCAAGATGGCGACTTTCTCAGGGCTAATGGAACCACCCTCGGCGGAGATAATGGTATTGCAATCGCGCTCGCCCTGGATATCCTTGCAGACAAAGAGGCAAAACATGGTCCCTTGGAGGCCATCTTTACCATAAGTGAAGAGACCGGACTGACAGGGGCTTTCAATATTGAACAAGACAAGGTACAGAGCAGGCTCCTGATCAATCTGGACAGCGAAGAAGAGGGAGTTCTCTATATCGGGTGTGCCGGAGGAGTCGAGGTTGATGTAACACTTCCTGTACAGTGGGAAGCAGTCCCTTCTTCCTTCAAGGCCTTCACACTGACTGCAGACGGGATGCTCGGAGGGCATAGTGGAGGAGAGATTCATAAACAGCGGGCAAATGCCATCAAGGTAGCTGCTCGTGCATTGAGCCAGATTCACTCCTGTATGGTCTTCAAGGCAGAAGGGGGGACCAAGCGAAATGTCATTCCTTCAGTCTGTTCTCTTTCTTTTGCAGTACCTTCTGGGGACATTGAAACTTTGAAGGCTTTCGTCTCACAGACCCAGCAGATGCTTAGTGACGAGTATGCAATCAATGACCCGGATATTCGCCTTACCTTGGAGGAGACGACTACCCCAAAGAAAGCTGTGGATGGAACCATCAGCAAGCAACTGCTTACCAGCCTGTACGCCGCCCCCCATGGGGTCGATGCCATGAGTTTCAGGATTCCAGGCATCGTGGAGACCTCATCCAATCTGGCCATTCTTCGGCTGGATGAAGAGGCTTTCCATGTAACCAGCAGCCATCGCTCCTCAGTACTCTCTGCGCGTGACGATATAGCCCGTAGATTTGCGTCAGTCTTCACCCTTGCCGGTGCAAAGACAACCTTTGTAGGGGCATACCCTGCATGGACACCAAACCCCAAATCAGCATTGACGGGATTCTGTGCAAAGGCGTATGAGGAGTATACTGGGAAAAAGCCGGAAATTACTGCCATCCATGCTGGTCTTGAATGTGGCATCATCAACAGCAGGATTCCTGGGATGGACTCTGTCTCCTTTGGCCCTGACATGTTTGATGTCCACTCCACCAAGGAACGTATCAGCATCCCCTCTGTTGAGCGTATCAGTGGATTCACCCGTCACCTGCTTTCAATCATCGAATGA
- the nagA gene encoding N-acetylglucosamine-6-phosphate deacetylase, whose product MSLRTVLTNGTVVTGYAKLKDCALYIDEKGEIGDIFNMRRLSEKHFPSDTTMIDVGGSYIMPGFIDSHIHGIGGFGTEDCKASSILGMSERLADFGVSAFMPTVYTDKLDVMKASTKAIADAMGSEQGAKIMGINLEGPFISMERVGAQNPEGVIPVNLEIFNDLIEAGQGKVICMTVAPELKHMRELALLAREKNIVLLAGHTNASYENIMEGMQCGIFHSTHFFNAMSRLHHRNPGTVGAILIQRDMQCEIICDGIHVHPELVKMLLREKPLDNIVMITDSLKPTKQRTGPMLANGTECTVGEDGAFVSIKDPDLFIGSALTMLQGMKNAVDWEIPIQQASQMSSTNPARIYSFTKQGMLVPGYKADVVVLDDNMQMKGLFVDGNLIRDRFA is encoded by the coding sequence ATGAGTCTACGAACCGTACTTACCAATGGGACTGTTGTAACTGGTTATGCAAAACTGAAAGACTGTGCCCTCTATATAGATGAGAAAGGGGAAATCGGCGACATCTTCAATATGAGAAGATTGTCAGAGAAACACTTCCCCAGTGACACCACCATGATTGATGTAGGAGGTTCCTATATCATGCCTGGTTTCATCGATTCCCATATCCACGGGATTGGTGGTTTTGGGACAGAGGACTGTAAGGCTTCCAGTATTCTGGGAATGAGCGAGCGACTCGCCGATTTTGGAGTGAGTGCATTCATGCCCACTGTATACACTGACAAGCTTGATGTAATGAAAGCCAGCACCAAGGCGATCGCTGATGCCATGGGCAGTGAACAAGGTGCAAAGATAATGGGCATCAATCTGGAAGGCCCCTTTATCTCCATGGAACGTGTTGGAGCCCAAAATCCAGAGGGCGTAATACCTGTCAATCTTGAGATTTTCAATGATCTCATTGAAGCCGGACAAGGTAAGGTCATCTGTATGACAGTAGCCCCTGAACTCAAACACATGCGTGAATTGGCATTGTTGGCAAGAGAAAAGAACATCGTTTTACTTGCCGGCCATACCAACGCCAGCTATGAAAATATCATGGAAGGGATGCAATGTGGAATCTTCCATTCCACCCACTTCTTCAATGCAATGAGTCGTCTTCATCACAGGAACCCTGGAACGGTCGGAGCAATCCTGATCCAAAGAGACATGCAGTGTGAAATTATCTGTGACGGTATTCATGTCCATCCTGAATTGGTTAAGATGTTGCTCCGTGAAAAACCACTGGACAACATTGTCATGATAACCGACAGCCTCAAGCCCACCAAACAGAGGACCGGTCCCATGTTGGCCAATGGAACGGAATGCACGGTGGGAGAAGATGGGGCTTTTGTCAGCATCAAGGACCCAGATCTGTTCATCGGTTCTGCACTGACCATGCTCCAAGGAATGAAAAATGCAGTCGACTGGGAAATACCTATTCAACAAGCAAGCCAGATGAGTTCCACAAATCCAGCACGTATCTATAGCTTTACCAAACAAGGGATGCTGGTTCCTGGCTACAAGGCGGATGTGGTTGTCCTGGATGATAACATGCAGATGAAAGGTTTGTTTGTCGATGGAAATCTGATCCGTGACCGCTTTGCCTGA
- a CDS encoding MATE family efflux transporter, translated as MEKTISERRDFFQKMVTIALPVVFQSLLTNSLSFVDTLMIGQLGESSIAAVALGNQMFFLISVLFFGVCSGSAIFLSQYWGAKNETNIQRVLGLSFSLAGASALLFALASLFIPRQIMHIFTTEAEVVNQGIAYLRIVGISYLFTAISQVLATALRVIGYAKIPLQVALFSLTLNAVGNYLLIFGIGPFPELGVAGAAIATTISRLVEVIALLWIVYHRHPVIAIRSREAFRWNKTFLLHIIPTSMPVIINEFFWALGMATYKVAYSKMGIEAIASINVAESVGNLFFVLMMGISNATLIMIGVKIGEKQRLLALLYARRFIITALLVGLAMGIFEFLFAPLFTSFFNISDRVRELAIYCLSINAALLPIKSINMVIIVGILRSGGDTKYSMFAEMFGVWAVGVPLAFIGVFLLHLNTWQLYLLLGMEEVTKLFIGLYRIKREAWINDLTATFH; from the coding sequence GTGGAAAAGACAATATCAGAACGTAGGGATTTCTTTCAGAAGATGGTGACCATAGCATTGCCTGTGGTCTTCCAAAGCCTGCTAACCAACTCCCTCTCCTTTGTCGACACACTGATGATCGGACAGCTCGGTGAGTCCTCCATTGCCGCAGTTGCACTGGGAAACCAGATGTTCTTCCTGATCAGCGTGTTGTTCTTTGGTGTCTGTAGTGGTTCAGCCATCTTCCTCTCCCAATACTGGGGGGCGAAGAATGAAACCAATATCCAACGGGTGCTGGGGCTCTCTTTTTCCTTGGCAGGAGCTTCAGCTCTGCTTTTTGCCTTGGCATCATTGTTCATACCCCGCCAAATCATGCATATATTCACCACTGAAGCAGAGGTGGTAAACCAAGGTATCGCGTATCTCAGGATTGTCGGTATAAGCTACCTCTTTACCGCAATCAGCCAAGTGCTTGCTACGGCACTGAGAGTCATTGGATATGCAAAAATCCCCTTACAAGTTGCTCTCTTCTCACTCACCCTAAATGCAGTGGGTAACTACCTCCTCATCTTTGGCATTGGTCCATTTCCTGAATTGGGTGTGGCAGGGGCAGCAATTGCCACCACCATAAGTCGACTGGTTGAGGTGATCGCTCTTCTGTGGATCGTCTACCACCGCCATCCTGTCATTGCCATTAGAAGCAGGGAGGCATTCCGATGGAATAAGACGTTCTTGCTGCATATCATCCCTACCAGCATGCCTGTGATCATCAATGAATTTTTCTGGGCTCTTGGAATGGCTACCTACAAGGTTGCCTACAGCAAGATGGGAATCGAGGCCATCGCATCCATAAATGTGGCTGAATCGGTGGGAAATCTTTTCTTTGTCCTGATGATGGGTATCAGCAATGCAACATTGATCATGATCGGGGTCAAAATCGGGGAAAAACAAAGACTCCTTGCTCTGCTCTATGCAAGACGGTTCATTATCACAGCCCTTTTGGTAGGGCTTGCCATGGGTATCTTTGAATTCCTCTTTGCCCCGCTGTTCACCTCCTTCTTCAATATCTCGGATAGGGTCAGAGAACTAGCTATCTACTGTCTTTCCATCAATGCAGCTTTGCTTCCGATCAAGAGCATTAATATGGTCATCATTGTGGGAATACTGCGCAGTGGTGGCGATACCAAATATTCCATGTTTGCAGAGATGTTCGGGGTATGGGCGGTCGGCGTTCCCCTTGCCTTCATCGGAGTATTCCTGTTGCATCTCAATACCTGGCAGCTCTACCTGCTCTTGGGTATGGAAGAGGTCACCAAGTTATTCATTGGCTTATATCGTATCAAGAGAGAGGCATGGATTAACGACCTGACAGCTACCTTTCATTGA
- a CDS encoding YgiQ family radical SAM protein, whose product MSVVKTYAPRTAFLPTTQEDLQQRSWDQIDIAFISADAYVDHPSFALALLARLLEKEGYRVGIIAQPDWNSTKDFLKLGKPRLCCLISGGNIDSMVSHYTANVKPRSEDEYSPGGKAGLRPDRPTLVYTAKARQAYGKDTPIIIGGLEASLRRLSHYDYWSDKVRKPIILDAKADLLVYGMGERQTLEIVRRLDKGEPISQLRNIRGTVYAANPNTFEIEAEPTSILPSYEEVSERDKQSNTPTEAGKKAYAKAFGMQMLQENAIIGKRVMQSCMQRLVVQNPPALPLEETFFDSLHELPFTLDAHPDYEKAGGIPALKEVQFSITSNRGCFGSCSFCAITSHQGRMIQTRSKESLVQEAKRMSEHPAFKGYIHDLGGPTANFQGLACDRQQIYGPCPAKECLYPNPCANLKDYHGRYLDLLEAIESLPRVKKVFIRSGIRYDYLLEVCDEKTRQRFMNHLVRNNVSGQLKVAPEHVSDKVLDAMGKPRAALFDEFTELYQETTEKAGKKQYLIPYFIAAHPGSTLEDAITLALYLHKLHFIPDQVQEFYPTPGTVSTCMYYTGLDPRPGKRFASVYVPKGRERHLQRALLQYNKKENRPLVLEALEKAQRKDLSRILLTRR is encoded by the coding sequence ATGAGCGTTGTGAAAACATACGCCCCTCGCACAGCATTTCTTCCTACAACACAAGAAGATTTGCAACAACGGTCCTGGGACCAAATAGACATCGCCTTTATCAGTGCAGACGCCTACGTCGATCACCCCTCATTCGCACTTGCCCTCTTGGCACGATTGCTGGAAAAGGAAGGATATCGTGTGGGTATTATCGCACAACCCGACTGGAACTCAACAAAAGATTTCCTTAAATTGGGCAAACCACGTCTTTGTTGCCTTATAAGTGGAGGGAATATCGACAGTATGGTCTCCCACTATACCGCCAATGTAAAACCGCGAAGTGAGGACGAATATAGCCCCGGAGGCAAGGCAGGGCTCCGCCCAGACCGTCCAACCTTGGTGTATACCGCGAAGGCAAGACAAGCTTATGGTAAGGATACCCCGATCATCATAGGGGGACTGGAGGCTTCACTGAGAAGGCTCAGCCACTATGACTACTGGAGTGACAAGGTACGTAAACCCATCATTCTCGATGCAAAAGCCGACCTTTTGGTTTATGGTATGGGAGAGAGACAGACCCTGGAAATAGTCCGACGTCTTGATAAAGGGGAACCAATCTCACAGCTCAGGAATATCAGGGGAACAGTGTATGCAGCAAATCCCAACACCTTTGAGATAGAGGCAGAACCAACAAGCATCCTCCCTTCCTATGAAGAGGTCAGTGAGCGGGATAAACAATCCAACACACCAACTGAAGCAGGGAAAAAAGCATACGCCAAGGCCTTTGGCATGCAGATGCTCCAGGAGAATGCAATAATAGGGAAACGAGTCATGCAATCCTGTATGCAACGCCTGGTTGTCCAGAATCCACCTGCTCTTCCGCTGGAGGAAACCTTTTTCGATTCCCTGCACGAACTTCCTTTCACCCTTGATGCACATCCAGACTACGAAAAAGCAGGGGGAATCCCTGCCCTGAAGGAAGTACAGTTCTCCATCACCAGCAATCGTGGGTGCTTTGGCTCCTGCTCTTTCTGTGCCATCACCAGTCACCAAGGAAGAATGATCCAAACCAGGAGCAAGGAATCATTGGTGCAGGAAGCAAAACGAATGAGTGAACATCCTGCATTCAAGGGATATATCCATGACCTAGGAGGACCAACTGCCAACTTCCAAGGCTTGGCCTGCGATAGACAGCAAATCTATGGGCCCTGCCCGGCAAAGGAGTGCCTCTATCCCAATCCCTGTGCCAATCTCAAGGACTACCATGGAAGGTATCTCGATCTTCTTGAAGCTATTGAATCACTTCCTAGGGTAAAGAAGGTTTTTATCAGGAGCGGTATCCGCTATGACTACCTCCTGGAAGTCTGTGACGAGAAGACAAGACAACGATTCATGAACCATCTTGTTCGGAACAATGTCAGCGGTCAACTCAAGGTTGCTCCCGAACATGTCAGCGACAAGGTGCTTGATGCCATGGGCAAGCCAAGGGCAGCCCTTTTTGACGAATTCACTGAACTCTACCAAGAAACCACAGAGAAAGCCGGGAAGAAGCAGTACCTCATACCCTACTTCATAGCGGCCCATCCCGGCAGTACGTTGGAAGATGCCATCACACTGGCCTTATATTTGCACAAACTCCACTTCATTCCCGATCAGGTGCAGGAATTTTATCCAACGCCCGGGACAGTCTCTACCTGTATGTACTATACTGGACTCGATCCCAGGCCTGGCAAGCGGTTTGCCAGCGTGTACGTCCCCAAGGGACGTGAGAGACATCTGCAGCGAGCCCTCCTGCAGTACAACAAGAAAGAAAACCGCCCCTTGGTTCTTGAGGCCTTGGAAAAAGCGCAGAGGAAGGACTTGTCGAGGATACTTCTCACAAGACGGTAA
- a CDS encoding diacylglycerol kinase family lipid kinase, producing MAERELFVILNPHAAKGRAKKQGDLIKTLLSQDGNHVELVYTKKGEGAEQLAWQATCERRDAIIAAGGDGTVNETVNGMLKAAAEKQLPVPTLGVIPIGRGNDFAWGMQIPKSLKEACSAILHGTKRTIDAGIVHGGKYPQGRYFINGLGVGFEPLVNFLASDFKHVSGTPSYVFALIRILMHYPAPYSVQLTLDGETQKLQTQQLSICNGRRMGSAFLMGPDALFDDGLFDVVYANAPVPSWKLVPLALTFFKGGQVKRKEFSVSRVKEVKMVSSDHPMPVHVDGEEISQGCMEFSVTLLEAVLPVFC from the coding sequence ATGGCTGAGCGAGAGCTTTTCGTTATTCTGAATCCACATGCAGCGAAGGGAAGAGCAAAAAAGCAAGGGGACTTGATCAAGACCTTGCTTTCTCAAGATGGTAATCATGTGGAACTGGTCTATACCAAGAAGGGTGAAGGGGCCGAACAGCTGGCATGGCAGGCAACGTGTGAAAGGCGTGATGCAATCATTGCTGCCGGTGGGGACGGCACCGTCAACGAGACGGTCAATGGAATGTTGAAGGCTGCAGCAGAGAAGCAGCTGCCGGTACCGACCCTCGGGGTAATACCAATTGGACGGGGCAATGATTTTGCCTGGGGTATGCAGATACCAAAATCCCTCAAGGAAGCCTGCTCGGCAATTCTCCATGGGACCAAACGAACTATTGATGCAGGTATTGTACATGGTGGGAAATATCCACAGGGACGATACTTCATAAATGGCCTTGGTGTCGGATTTGAGCCATTGGTAAACTTTCTTGCCAGTGATTTCAAGCATGTCTCGGGGACTCCAAGCTATGTCTTTGCCCTTATCAGGATTCTGATGCATTATCCAGCTCCGTATTCTGTTCAGCTTACCTTGGATGGAGAGACACAAAAACTCCAGACACAGCAACTCTCCATTTGCAATGGAAGAAGAATGGGCTCAGCATTCCTGATGGGTCCGGATGCGCTTTTTGATGATGGCTTGTTTGATGTGGTATATGCAAATGCACCTGTTCCCAGCTGGAAACTGGTTCCTCTGGCGCTTACCTTCTTCAAGGGAGGACAGGTCAAACGCAAGGAATTCAGTGTCTCAAGAGTAAAGGAAGTGAAGATGGTAAGCAGTGATCATCCGATGCCTGTACATGTTGATGGGGAGGAGATTTCTCAAGGTTGTATGGAGTTTTCTGTTACGCTTTTGGAAGCAGTCCTGCCGGTGTTTTGCTGA